The following proteins are encoded in a genomic region of Phragmites australis chromosome 9, lpPhrAust1.1, whole genome shotgun sequence:
- the LOC133929009 gene encoding probable protein phosphatase 2C 49, which translates to MAEICSEEAKSAPESAPTAALARRRSRVEMAEAGAFRSTAAADQGGARGGKRRRLACAAPGRPRPGAGFASRWWPRYGVTSVCGLRREMEDAVSIRPDFLPGSSSSSGKHHFFGVFDGHGCSHVARMCQDRMHELVADEYKKAGSGKGAAAWKEVMEKGFARMDGEASSWAASRNGDDPACRCELQTPARCDHVGSTAVVAVVGPTRVVVANAGDSRAVLSRGGVPVPLSVDHKPDRPDELERVQAAGARVIYWDGARVLGVLAMSRAIGDGYLKPFVTSEPEVTVTERTDDDECLILASDGLWDVVTNEMACEVVRACFRSNGPPSSGARPNGVLPSPAAGRGGGAAVVIKGVDKADSDRACSDAALLLAKLALARRSSDNVSVVVVDLRLGS; encoded by the exons ATGGCAGAAATCTGCTCCGAGGAGGCCAAGTCGGCGCCGGAATCGGCCCCAACAGCTGCGCTCGCCAGGCGTCGCTCTAGGGTGGAAATGGCCGAGGCCGGGGCATTCCGCTCCACGGCGGCTGCGGACCAGGGCGGAGCGCGCGGCGGCAAGCGGCGGAGGTTGGCGTGCGCGGCTCCCGGGCGTCCGAGGCCCGGAGCGGGGTTTGCGTCGAGGTGGTGGCCGAGGTATGGCGTCACCTCCGTCTGCGGCCTCCGGCGCGAGATGGAGGACGCAGTGTCCATCAGGCCAGACTTCCTGCccggttcctcctcctcctccggcaagCACCATTTCTTCGGCGTCTTTGACGGCCACGGTTGCTCCCAT GTGGCCAGGATGTGCCAGGACAGGATGCACGAGTTGGTCGCGGACGAGTACAAGAAGGCGGGCTCCGGCAAGGGGGCCGCGGCGTGGAAGGAGGTGATGGAAAAGGGGTTCGCGAGGATGGATGGTGAGGCTTCGAGCTGGGCCGCGAGCCGCAACGGTGATGACCCCGCCTGCCGCTGTGAGTTGCAGACGCCGGCGCGGTGCGACCACGTGGGCTCAACAGCCGTGGTCGCGGTCGTCGGCCCCACCCGCGTAGTCGTCGCCAACGCCGGCGACTCTCGCGCGGTCCTCTCTCGCGGCGGCGTCCCCGTCCCCCTCTCCGTCGACCACAAA CCTGACCGGCCCGATGAGCTAGAGCGTGTCCAGGCGGCGGGCGCCCGCGTCATCTACTGGGACGGCGCCAGGGTGCTCGGTGTCCTCGCTATGTCTCGAGCCATTG GGGACGGCTACCTGAAGCCGTTCGTGACGTCGGAGCCGGAGGTGACGGTGACGGAGCGCACCGACGACGACGAATGCCTGATCCTGGCGAGCGACGGGCTGTGGGACGTGGTGACCAACGAGATGGCGTGCGAGGTCGTCAGGGCGTGCTTCCGGAGCAACGGCCCGCCGTCGTCGGGCGCACGGCCGAACGGCGTGCTCCCGTCCCCCGCCGCCGGTCGGGGCGGTGGCGCGGCGGTGGTGATCAAGGGAGTGGACAAGGCCGATTCCGACAGGGCGTGCTCCGACGCGGCCCTGCTGCTCGCGAAGCTCGCGCTCGCGCGCCGGAGCTCGGACAACGTcagcgtcgtcgtcgtcgatcTCCGGCTGGGATCCTGA
- the LOC133929010 gene encoding uncharacterized protein LOC133929010: MSPLAPSSEPEPPFRPREKIVEKQRYFQSVHKPTYLKGRYDVVTSVAIPLALAVSSMFLVGRGIYNMSHGIGKKE; encoded by the exons ATGTCTCCTCTGGCGCCGTCGTCGGAGCCGGAGCCGCCGTTCCGGCCGAGGGAGAAGATCGTGGAGAAGCAGAGGTACTTCCAGAGCGTCCACAAGCCGACGTACCTCAAGGGCCGCTACGACGTGGTCACCTCCGTCGCCATCCCGCTCGCCCTGGCCGTCTCCAGCATGTTCCTCGTC GGGCGCGGGATCTACAACATGTCCCACGGCATAGGGAAGAAGGAGTGA